The Parolsenella catena region CATCGCGCCCGACGAGATGCGCGCCCACCTCGCCCACGTGTGCGACGAGGAGGGCTTCACCTATGACGGCGAGGCCCTTGACCTCGTAGTGCGCCACGCACGCGGCGGCATGCGAGACGCGCTGTCCTCGCTCGAGCAGCTCTCCGTGTTTGGCGCCGGCAACGTGAGCGTCGAGGCTGCGCGAGACCTGCTTGGCGAGTCGAGCGACTCCGCGCTCTCCGGCGTCTCCCTGGCACTTGCCCGCAGGGACGTGCCCGAGCTGTTCTCCAAGATCAGCGAGCTCGTCGATGGCGGTCGTGACCTGCTGCAGTTCACGCGCGAGCTGGCGTCTCGCGCGCGCGATGCCTATGTGGTGAGCGTCGCTGGCGCCAAGCCGGGCGTCGTGAGCGTACCGGAGGGCGAGCTTCCCCTGCTTGAGGAGGAGGCCGCTGCCTACGGAAGCCCAGACCGACTCGCGCGCGTGCTCACGGTGCTGGGGGACGCCGCGAGCGAGATGCGCACGGCCGTGAACCAGCGGCTCGTGCTGGAGATCGCGCTCACGCGCTGCGCGCGTCCGGAGAGCGACCTGACGCTCGAGTCGCTCGCGGAGCGCATCTCCGCGCTCGAGGCGAGGCTCGCGGGCGGCCCGGTACCGACTGCTGCGCCTGCTGCGGCTCCGGCTGGCACTGCGTCAGTCGCGAGCGCCGGCCCAACGCAGACGCCTGCGTCGTCCCCGGCAAAGCCGGCGGCGCCCAAGTTCGTGCCGCCCGCACTCAACCTGCGCCGCAAGCCCGCGGCAAGCGCGCCCGCCCCTGCGGTTCCGCCCGCCCCGAGTCCGAGAAGAGCCACGGCTCCTGCCCCTGCGCCGAGGGCCGCCGCGCCCGTGGCGTCAGTGCCGCCGGCTCCTGCGCCGGCTCCGCGCCCGGTGACGTCCGAACCTGCCTCCACCTCCAAGCCCGCCACGAGCCCCGCGCCCATGCAGAACGGGACGCTGCAGCGGACGTGGAAGGCGGTCGTGGACGGCCTGCTCAAGACGAGCGCTTCGTGCGGCTCGCTGCTGCTGAACGCCACGGCCACGGCCGACGACGGCTCAACGCTCACGGTGACCCTTCCCGGTGGCAGCTCGTTTACGCGCCGCATGCTCGAGCGCGCCGACGTCAAGGCCATCGTGGACGCAGCTGTGGCCTCCGCCTTCGGCGCTCCTCGCGCCATCGCGTATGCAAGTGATGGCGCCGCGCCCGCCCATGCTCCCGCCAAAGCCGCGTCTCCTGTGACCGTTCCCGCTCCCAAGCCCGTGCCAGCCGCCGCGACGCCGCAGCCGGCTCCCGCGCCCGCGCCGAGCCCCGCTGCCCCCGCGCCCGCGCCGGCGTCTACACCTACCCCCGCCGCGGCGCCCAAGCCGGCGCCCCACGGCCGTGCCGCCTCGCTCAAGCTCCCCGACGTCGCCAGGCCCGCGGCCGCCCCCGTCGAGCCGCCCGTGGAGGAGGACATCCCGCCCTACGACGACGCTGACGTCCCGCCCTACGACGATGCCGACGTTCCTCCCGTTGACGTTGCGTCACCTGCGCCGGCAAACGCCGCGTCCGGGCTCAAGCTCCCCGACGTTGCCGCGAGGACAAGCGACGCAGGTGAGGCCCCGGTCGCGTCCTCCGAGCCCGTCTCGGCGTCAAACGACGAGCTCGCCTCGATGTTCTCGGATGTGTTCGGCGCAACCAAGATGACCGTCGTGGACGAGAACAACAATCCCATCTAGCAGCGAGGCGCCCCGCCAGTTCGGGCGCCTCGCCTTTGGCGGCTCGTGGCTGCCTCGCCCGCGTCGGCGGCACGCATGCGTTCGAGCGCCGCTCGACCTGAGCGCGCCGCTGGCCAAACCGCTAGAGTCTTAACGAGAGCAAACCAGGCGCAACCCGCGCCGATTGAGAAGGAGCAACCATGCCCCAGATGAACATGCAGCAGATGATGAAGCAGGCGCGCAAGATGCAGGAGCAGCTCGCTGCCGCGCAGGACAAGCTCAAGGACGTCGAGGTCTCCGCCTCCACGGGCGGCGGCATGGTCAAGGTCGTCGCCACGGGCGAGATGCAGATCAAGTCCATCGAGATCAGCCCCGACGCCTGCGACCCCGAGGACGTCGAGATGCTCCAGGACATGGTCCTCGCCGCCGTCAACGACGCGCTCTCGAGCGCCCAGGAGGCGGCCAACACGCAGATGAGCGCCGCCGCGGGCCTTGGCAACATGAACATCCCGGGCCTGTTCTAGCCCATGCCCTACGACCAGCTTGGCGCCGGTGGCTCCCTTGGCGGAGCCCCGGCGCCTTCTCGCAACGACGGCCGCGCCCTACGCCGTCTGCTCGATGAGCTGGGCAGGCTTCCGGGCATTGGCCCCAAGAGCGCCCAGCGCATCGCCTACCACATCCTCGGCTCGGACGCCGAGGAGGCCCGCCGCCTTGCCCAGGCGATTCTCGACGTCAAGCAGCAGGTCCACTTCTGCCCCGTCTGCTTCAGCTACGCCACGCGCGAGCGCTGCGACGTCTGCGAGGACCCGAGCCGCGACCAGGCGAGCATCTGCGTCGTCTCCGAGCCGCGAGACGTCACGGCGATCGAGCGGACGGGTGCCTTCCACGGCCTGTATCACGTGCTCGGCGGCGTCATCTCGCCCATGGACAAGATAGGGCCCGAGCAGCTCCACGTTCGCGAGCTGCTCTCGCGCCTGGCAGACGGCACGGTCACGGAGGTCATCCTCGCCACGAATCCAGACGTCGAGGGCGAGACGACCGCGACCTACCTCTCGCGCACGATCAAGCCGCTTGGCGTCCACGTGACGAGGCTCGCGAGCGGGCTTCCCGTGGGCGGGGACCTCGAGTACGCTGACGAGGTAACGCTCGGCAGGGCGATCGAGGCTCGCCGCGAGCTGTAGTATCGTTGCAGGCGCCGACGTTTCCGGCGCGCATGCGAGCCTGCGGCCCGCACGAATGGAAGGGGCCATGATGGCGAGATTCAAGCAACCTGCCGATGGGCAGCGACAAAACCCCGGCACGCAGTCGCGCCGCCCTGCCGCGCACGCGCGCCATGCGGCCCCGAGCGGGAGTTCCCAGGCCCTCCGCGAGCCTGCCCCGCGCGTCGAGACGCCCACGCGTGGCTCTCGCTTCGCCGATGCGTCGCGTGCCACGGCGGCCTCCCATAGCTTCCCGGCCCTCGGCAACACCTCCACGAGGCTTGTCGCCGGTCAGGTACCAACGTCCGTGAGCACCTCATCTCCCGACGACGCACCGCGTCCCATCAACGTCGACCCGGCGGTCACCGGGTCATTTAGCACGATCCGCGATGGCCAGGGGGCCGTCGTCACCACGCGCGAGACGGCCTCGGCGGCAGCGGGCGCGGCCCGCGAGGCCATGGGCTCCTCCGAGGCCGTCCGAGCGGGAGTTCGCCGCCGCAAGGCCGCGAGGCCCGCGCCGACCAGGGCGCCCAGGGGCGTCATCGCGGGAATCATCGTGGCCGTCATCGTCGTGATCGGACTCGCCACCTGTGCCGTGCGCTCGATTGTCGATCCCGCGCCATCTGGGGACGAGGCCCAGGCCGCGGCGGCCCAGACGAGCGTCGGCGCCAACGATGGCGGCATCTCCATCGCGGGGTCGTCCTACTCGACGCGCCAGGGGGACTCGGGCTGGGAGCTCGTGAAGGGCGAGGGGGACGATGCCACCGTGGTGGCCCAGCTGTCTGGCTCGCCCGTTGCCCTGTGCCTGCACGAGGGCACGCTGTTCGTCCCCGAGAACCTCTCGGACGGAACGTGGGACGTCATCTGCTATGTCGTGGCAGACGGCTCCACGCCTGCGCAGCTGCTCAACGGTGATGGCCAGCCCGTCGTCGGCTCGGGCGAGCTTTCCGCCGCCGAGCTAGATGGGGACAGCCTCGTCGTGACCGATGCGAGCGGCGCGCAGACGAGGCTTGCCCTCTCGTAATCTCGGTCAGCTACGGCTCCAAACATTTTTTCTTTGCGCCAGAAACGGCATCTCCCCAGGTAGATGCCGTTTTTTCTTCTCGATGACCCAAAAAATAAGCAATTTGCCAAAAAAAGTTTGAATTTGGGCTAGACAAAGGCCGCAATCTTCGGCATTATATTCCTCGCACCTGACACGGGGTATTAGCTCAGCTGGTTAGAGCGCCGGCCTGTCACGTCGGAGGTCGCGGGTTCGAGCCCCGCATATCCCGCCATTGGATGTCAGAGGGCCCTGGGAAACCGGGGCCCTTTTTGTTATCTCGGGGGCCCGTGCCCGCCACGTGCCCGCAAGCCTCGCGCCGCCCCATGTAGCCAATCCGCATGCGTGCCCTCGGCAAGCGAGGGGCCTCCCCACCCATTTGCTAGAATCTCGTGCGAACGAAGGCTAGCTGGCCGCGCCGCGGCCACTTTGGAGGATGGTTCGTGTCAGATTACGCGCAGCGAGAAGCGTACGCGCCCGCCCATGGCGAGGCGAGCCTTGCCGTGTTCGACTACGACGGCACCATCATGGATGGTCAGTCGGGCCAGCTCTTCTCCCTCTACCTGCTCAGGCACGGTCTCATCACGCGTCGCACGGCCCTGCGCCTGGGGTGGTGGGGCGTGCGCTACAAGCTGCACCTGCCCTATCGCCAGGACGAGTCCCGTGAGCTCATCTTCCGCGACCTCGCCCGTTACGACCACGACGAGGTCATGCGCATCATGCGCGACTTCTACGCGGAGCTTCTCGCGCCCCGCACGCGCGCTGACGCCAAGGCAGAGATCGAGCGCTGCCAAGCGGACGGCATGACGTGCGTCCTTGTCTCGGCCACGTTCTTCGAGATGGCGCGCGTTGCCGCCGAGGAGCTCGGCATTGAGGGCGTTGCCGCCACCCATATGGAGCTTGACGAGCGCGGGCGCTTCACCGGACGTGTCGAGGGCGAGGTCGTTGCCGGCGAGGGCAAGGTGCGCGCCGTGTGCCGCTGGGCCAACGAGGCTATCGGGGAGGGCACCTGGCACATCGCGCGCGCCTATGGCGACCACTTCACCGACGAGCCCCTGCTCGAGCTTGCTGACGAGCCGTGCGCCGTGTGTCCGGGTAGCACGCTCTCCCGCATCGCCCGCCGCCGCGGGTGGCGCATCGCGCGCTGGAGCTAGCCCATGGACCGCACCAGTGAGGACCTTGATGCCTTTCGCGCCCGCGTCTACCTGCGCGGTCGCGAGCTGTACCGCGACCTTCCCTGGAGGCGCACGCGCGATGCGTACGCCATCTGGGTCTCCGAGGCGATGCTGCAGCAGACACAGGTCTCGCGCGTCGACGGCCGCTGGCAACGCTGGCTCGAGCGCTTCCCGAGCATGGCCGCGCTTGCCGCCGCGAGCTCGGCGGACGTGCTCGACGAGTGGCAGGGGCTCGGTTACAACCGCAGGGCGCTCGCGCTGTGGCGAGCCGCCGGCCAAATCGTCTCCGAGCACGACGGACGGATGCCCATCGAGGAGCGCGACCTGAGGGCGCTTCCCGGCATAGGGCCCGCGACGGCCGCCGGCATCCGGGCGTTTGCCTACGACCTGCCCGGCGTCTATCTCGAGACGAACGTGCGCACCGTGTTCCTTCACGAGCTGTTTCCCGGCGAGCAGGACGTGCCAGACTCCGCCCTGCGCCCGCTCGTGGCCGAGGCATGTCCCGAGCACGCGCTCTCCGTGGCGGGTGCGGATGCGCCCGCCACGCCTCGCAGCTGGTACTATGCCCTGCTCGACTACGGATACCACCTCAAGCAGACGCTGCCCAACCCGTCTCGTCGCTCTCGCTCGCATGTCCGGCAGTCGCGCTTCGAGGGGTCGCACCGGCAAAAGCGGGCTGCCGTCGTGCGCCTGCTGCTCGACGCCCGCGCCACGGGCGAGGGCCTTTCACCCGCGGAGGCCGCCAGCGCGCTCACGGCGCTTGAGACGGCTGCCGGCCGCGATTCCGTGGACGAGGCATATGCCCGCGAGATTCTCGTCCAGCTCGAGCGCGAGGGCTTCTGCCACGAGCAGAGGGGCCGCTGGCTCGCCTAGCCGCACCGCATGCCGCTCCGCCATGCTCGGACGCCTGGCGCGCGGGTAGAAGGGCCATGACGGCCGCGTGCGGCGGCCGAGGTGCACGGGTGGCCCTCCCGGTGCCATCCCCGAGCAAAGGAGCAGTCATGGCAGTGGACTTCGAGAACTCTCAGACGCGCAAGAACCTCGAGGCGGCGTT contains the following coding sequences:
- the recR gene encoding recombination mediator RecR, giving the protein MPYDQLGAGGSLGGAPAPSRNDGRALRRLLDELGRLPGIGPKSAQRIAYHILGSDAEEARRLAQAILDVKQQVHFCPVCFSYATRERCDVCEDPSRDQASICVVSEPRDVTAIERTGAFHGLYHVLGGVISPMDKIGPEQLHVRELLSRLADGTVTEVILATNPDVEGETTATYLSRTIKPLGVHVTRLASGLPVGGDLEYADEVTLGRAIEARREL
- a CDS encoding HhH-GPD family protein — protein: MDRTSEDLDAFRARVYLRGRELYRDLPWRRTRDAYAIWVSEAMLQQTQVSRVDGRWQRWLERFPSMAALAAASSADVLDEWQGLGYNRRALALWRAAGQIVSEHDGRMPIEERDLRALPGIGPATAAGIRAFAYDLPGVYLETNVRTVFLHELFPGEQDVPDSALRPLVAEACPEHALSVAGADAPATPRSWYYALLDYGYHLKQTLPNPSRRSRSHVRQSRFEGSHRQKRAAVVRLLLDARATGEGLSPAEAASALTALETAAGRDSVDEAYAREILVQLEREGFCHEQRGRWLA
- a CDS encoding HAD family hydrolase, yielding MSDYAQREAYAPAHGEASLAVFDYDGTIMDGQSGQLFSLYLLRHGLITRRTALRLGWWGVRYKLHLPYRQDESRELIFRDLARYDHDEVMRIMRDFYAELLAPRTRADAKAEIERCQADGMTCVLVSATFFEMARVAAEELGIEGVAATHMELDERGRFTGRVEGEVVAGEGKVRAVCRWANEAIGEGTWHIARAYGDHFTDEPLLELADEPCAVCPGSTLSRIARRRGWRIARWS
- a CDS encoding YbaB/EbfC family nucleoid-associated protein, whose protein sequence is MPQMNMQQMMKQARKMQEQLAAAQDKLKDVEVSASTGGGMVKVVATGEMQIKSIEISPDACDPEDVEMLQDMVLAAVNDALSSAQEAANTQMSAAAGLGNMNIPGLF
- the dnaX gene encoding DNA polymerase III subunit gamma/tau, with product MESLYRKYRPQTFEQVVGQSHVVSTLERAVTEHRLSHAYLFCGPRGTGKTTMARILAKALMCETGEGHLPDGTCEECQLIAAGEHPDVYELDAASRTGVDNVREEIINRVDYAPVRGRYKVYIIDEVHMLTPAAFNALLKTLEEPPSHVVFIMCTTDPQKILATILSRVQRFDFHSIAPDEMRAHLAHVCDEEGFTYDGEALDLVVRHARGGMRDALSSLEQLSVFGAGNVSVEAARDLLGESSDSALSGVSLALARRDVPELFSKISELVDGGRDLLQFTRELASRARDAYVVSVAGAKPGVVSVPEGELPLLEEEAAAYGSPDRLARVLTVLGDAASEMRTAVNQRLVLEIALTRCARPESDLTLESLAERISALEARLAGGPVPTAAPAAAPAGTASVASAGPTQTPASSPAKPAAPKFVPPALNLRRKPAASAPAPAVPPAPSPRRATAPAPAPRAAAPVASVPPAPAPAPRPVTSEPASTSKPATSPAPMQNGTLQRTWKAVVDGLLKTSASCGSLLLNATATADDGSTLTVTLPGGSSFTRRMLERADVKAIVDAAVASAFGAPRAIAYASDGAAPAHAPAKAASPVTVPAPKPVPAAATPQPAPAPAPSPAAPAPAPASTPTPAAAPKPAPHGRAASLKLPDVARPAAAPVEPPVEEDIPPYDDADVPPYDDADVPPVDVASPAPANAASGLKLPDVAARTSDAGEAPVASSEPVSASNDELASMFSDVFGATKMTVVDENNNPI